The nucleotide sequence AGGTTGAGCGCATCTGTTAAAGCACGACTAAACATCGTACGATTCCCCAGCTTCAGTTCCTCGCGCATATCAACAAGATGAACCTCAGGAAGCGGACGATTCGCTACACGATGTGGCAATGCAATATAGGTGATGTGACCTAGCCCTTCTGCACGTCGGTTAGACCTTGCCGCTTCATAGGTGTCAAGTGCAGGTGTGGCCGATCCAAGCACGACTGCAGCCTGATGAAGTCGTGCGCGTTCAATCGCAACATCACGTGCATGATACTTGGGACTTTCTTCTTGTTTATAGGACGTTTCATGTTCTTCATCAATTACAATTAAGCCTAATTGAGAAAAAGGGGCGAAAATGGCTGATCTTGCGCCTACCGCTACTTGTGCCCGACCGTCTCTAATTTTACGCCATTCATCGAATCGCTCACCCTGTGACAAACGACTATGGAGCACCGCGACTTTCGCTCCGAATCGACTTTTGAACCGTTCAACCATCTGGGGTGTTAACGCAATTTCCGGGACGAGTACAATCGCTTCACGCCCGTCGGTTAGACAACGCTGAATCGCCTGCAAATACACCTCGGTCTTACCGCTCCCTGTTACCCCATGAAGCAAAAATACTTCGTGCTGATGATTTGCAATCGCTCGTTCTATCGGTGCAAGCGCATCAGCTTGAGCCACAGTCAGCTTCATTGGAACAGAAGGTACAAATTCACGATTCGCATAAGGATCACGATCTTCTGTAATCGTTCGAATTTCTACCCAGCCTTTATCAGCCAGAGTCCGAATCGTACCCGCTGTCGTCGCTGTAGCTTCAGCAAGGCGCTGCACCGCAATCGGCTCTGGAGCTGTAAGCAAATATTCGAGCACCTCATGTTGCTTGCGCGCACGTGGCGGAACCTGCTGTATCGCTTCAATCAGCTGTTGCTCGGAAATAACGAATACGGTTTGTACTTGCTTCATGGAAGCTCGATGTTCAACTTTACCTTTAAGAGCTGCAGGAAGCATCGCTTGCAACGAAATCGTCAAGGGGCAAAGCCACCGTTTGCTCATCCACTCCCCCAGCTTTATAAGCTCAGAGGTCAGTGAGGGGATTTCATCGAGCACATCCGCGATCGGCTTCATCCGCGCTGCTTCAACCTCTGCATCGACCGCAAAATCGGTAACGATTCCTTGCAGGGTACGCCCACCGAATGGCACTGCAACTCGACTTCCAATATCGACTAGATCCTTAAAGCTCTCAGGAATCAAATAATCGAAAGTACGATCCGTTTGGCGACTAGGCACATCTACAATGACACGCGCAACCGTCATCTCTCTAGACCTTTCTCAGCTCCGATTCGAGCAAGCACGATGTCCAATACTCGTTTTGCTACATCCTTTTTTGATAGTTGTGGGAGCTGCAACAACAGTCCATCAGCATCATATAAACTTACAATATTCGTTTCTGTTCCAAAGCCAGCTCCCGATTGCGAAACATCATTGGCTACGATTAAATCGCATTTTTTACGGTTCAGTTTATCCATTGCATACTTTTCCAAATCATTCGTTTCCGCTGCGAAACCGACGATGAACGGC is from Candidatus Cohnella colombiensis and encodes:
- the priA gene encoding primosomal protein N', which translates into the protein MTVARVIVDVPSRQTDRTFDYLIPESFKDLVDIGSRVAVPFGGRTLQGIVTDFAVDAEVEAARMKPIADVLDEIPSLTSELIKLGEWMSKRWLCPLTISLQAMLPAALKGKVEHRASMKQVQTVFVISEQQLIEAIQQVPPRARKQHEVLEYLLTAPEPIAVQRLAEATATTAGTIRTLADKGWVEIRTITEDRDPYANREFVPSVPMKLTVAQADALAPIERAIANHQHEVFLLHGVTGSGKTEVYLQAIQRCLTDGREAIVLVPEIALTPQMVERFKSRFGAKVAVLHSRLSQGERFDEWRKIRDGRAQVAVGARSAIFAPFSQLGLIVIDEEHETSYKQEESPKYHARDVAIERARLHQAAVVLGSATPALDTYEAARSNRRAEGLGHITYIALPHRVANRPLPEVHLVDMREELKLGNRTMFSRALTDALNLRLERKEQTVLLLNRRGYATFVMCRSCGYTATCPHCEISLTYHRGSQNLRCHYCGYAEAEPKTCPSCESPHIRFFGTGTQKVEEALAATFPGIRVIRMDVDTTTEKGSHEKWLTEFRERRADVLLGTQMVAKGLDFPYVTLVGVLAADSALRLPDFRSSERTFQLLTQVAGRAGRHELPGEVIVQTYDPEHVAITSVQGHNYEAFVRQELKLRSILGYPPYGRLIAVTLSHESVPMLLSIGEQLATRVRELAKFHGIGTDFSRDDRVLEVLGPVASPIARLKDRYRFQCMVKYRGGVDASSLVSQALQQIADAVKRSGLVVSVDVDPQMML